A stretch of Episyrphus balteatus chromosome 2, idEpiBalt1.1, whole genome shotgun sequence DNA encodes these proteins:
- the LOC129911577 gene encoding N(G),N(G)-dimethylarginine dimethylaminohydrolase 1 codes for MSLKYTHAIVTRLSESLCGVADFDIQLAKKQHEAYVSLLREIGLDVIELPPDDSLPESVFVENTAVICNGVALIAKSRNPIRQREADSMKIILKKELDIPVVEMPYPNAVLDGGDVLFTGREFFVGLSERTNEDGARAVATTFPEYPCTPIKTSGNKPLKYYVTLAGPDVLAVSTSDSSQQILKRMEREASFAYQTLTLPEEHAANMLYINGNLIHRSPGEIIQSHKIIKEKVDIPSRNIDISEFSKLSSGLTSCCLLLRRWKSIRSL; via the exons atgtccCTGAAATACACTCACGCAATTGTAACGAG GCTATCGGAGTCTCTTTGCGGAGTTGCAGATTTTGATATACAATTGGCGAAAAAGCAACATGAAGCATACGTGAG tttactGCGAGAAATTGGTTTAGATGTGATTGAATTGCCACCCGATGACAGCTTGCCAGAGAGCGTGTTTGTAGAAAACACAGCTGTGATATGCAATGGAGTCGCTTTAATTGCCAAATCTAGAAATCCAATACGCCAACGCGAG GCTGATAGCATgaaaattattcttaaaaaagaaCTCGATATACCCGTTGTTGAAATGCCATATCCAAATGCGGTATTGGATGGTGGTGATGTCTTGTTCACTGGTCGAGAGTTTTTCGTAGGACTTTCAGAGCGGACAAATGAAGATGGAGCCAGAGCAGTTGCAACAACATTTCCCGAATATCCATGCACGCCAATTAag ACATCTGGAAATAAACCCTTAAAGTATTACGTTACTTTGGCTGGTCCTGATGTCTTAGCTGTTTCAACTTCGGATAGTTCTCAGCAGATTTTGAAACGCATGGAAAGAGAAGCTAGTTTTGCCTATCAGACTTTAACACTCCCCGAAGAGCATGCCGCCAATATGCTTTATATAAATGGTAATCTCATTCACCGATCGCCAGGAGAGATTATACAATCGCACAAA atAATTAAGGAAAAAGTTGATATCCCAAGTCGAAATATTGATATTAGCGAATTTAGTAAATTATCCAGTGGCTTGACATCGTGTTGTCTTCTTTTACGCCGTTGGAAGTCTATACGTAGTCTTTAA